Within the Musa acuminata AAA Group cultivar baxijiao chromosome BXJ2-9, Cavendish_Baxijiao_AAA, whole genome shotgun sequence genome, the region TTTGTTAAAACAAGTGTATGTTGGGCATTTTATTCCATGTCTAGCAAGAGCCTCTAATTGAGACTTCTTGTAGTCAGATGTGCCTTTTCTTATTGGACTCCTTAAATGTCAACTTAGATGCCAAAAAATTATGACTACTATACTCCTGAAAAACACATATTAACAGTACATTGTTGAAATTAAAATTTCTACAATAAACCTGATAAAATCCTGTATTTAATATAATTGTTccattattttgaaaatattgatTAAGTGCATCTGATATGTTAATTACATTAACTTTAACATAATGCATGAAACCTATGAATCATTACCTGACACTATAGCTTCTTCCATGAGTTCTTTAGCTTGATTTATTACAGTGTAGTTGTGATTAATTCCCTTCATGCTATTTTTCAatcatcacttgttgaaaaattcaGATTTCATATATTTGGTTGAGCTTGTTAAAATTCTAAGAACTTTGTGCTAATTTTTTTACTAGCCCTTGTAGCTTAATTCCAAAGTTACCTTTTCTGATATGTATAGGAATTGTTGTGTCCAGCTAGATCATATTTTACTATAGAAATTTCTTTCATCACACATCTTCATTAATACATCACAATTTCTTTTCTGAATTACAGTTTTGTCATATGGCAATTTAAGTGTTGAAAGTCAAATCAAGCatgtcattaatttattttggcaTTTGACACTTAAATATATAGTTTGTCTCTGATTACaggagtgatgatgatgatgatgactatgGAGCATGTCACTGGGATTCAGAAGAACAAAAATTCCACAACTCTGATGAATTTTATGGTCCAGCTGGTTTCGATGAATCTGAGCAGAGTTATCGATCAAATAAAATTCATCCTGCCGAAGTAACTATTGGAACTCAAGATATTGGCTTGCCATTGACTCACAGCTGTGAATTCCATTCTTCGTTAGGTGTTGATCAGGGGGAAGAACAAGGTTTTTTCAATAATGTTGAATGTGGTTCTTCCTCCATATATGGTGTGGATAGCACTGATGCAGAGCCTATGGACTTCGAGAACAATCAACAACTTTGGCTCCCTCCTGAGCctgaagatgaagaagatgagAGAGAAGCTGTTCtatttgatgatgatgaagaagatgttACAGGAGAATGGCATTATCCATGTTCATCAAATAGCTTTAGTGGTAGTGGGCACGGAAGCAGAGATCGATCTAGTGAGGAACATAAGAGAGCCATGAAAAGTGTTGTTGATGGCCATTTTAGGGCTTTGGTATCTCAACTACTTCAAGTTGAAAATATATCCATCTGTGAAGAAGATGGTAAGGAGAATTGGCTAGATATAATAACTTCTTTGTCGTGGGAAGCAGCAACACTTCTTAAGCCAGACACCAGCAGCGGAGGAGGAATGGACCCGGGATTATATGTGAAAGTTAAGTGCCTAGCTTGTGGGCATCGCAGTGATAGGTAAATTTATGTTCTTTTAATGTTTCATCAAGTTGAATACATGAACTTTCAGTTTATGTTTCATGAGCCTTCTCGATAATGGAAATGTAATTGCTTTAGATGATGTTGTAGCAGAATTGATTATCATGATTTGGCTGGTGTATTGTTGTTTTGTGTAACTCATGGACTCTTTGATTCCTGGGAAATGCTATGGTGCTAATAtatgttctttttcctttttcttctagcATGGTGGTGAAAGGAGTTGTGTGCAAGAAGAACGTGGCTCATCGCCGTATGTTGTCGAAGATTGAGAAGCCCCGCTTCCTAATCCTTGGTGGAGCTCTTGAGTATCAGCGTGTGACAAATTTGCTTTCAAGTTTTGATACATTGTTACAGCAGGTTAATTTACCCCTTAGTCTTAAGTTGCATGCATTTAAATTTAGCTTGTGTGCAGGGATTTATGTATGCTATATATGCCTAGAGAGTGAGATGCTTCATTGTCATTTCTGAACTTTTTTTGTTTTCTCCAGGAAATGGATCACCTAAAGATGGCAATTGCAAAGATAGATGCTCATCACCCCAATGTCCTTTTGGTGGAGAAATCAGTTTCTCGATTTGCTCAAGATTATCTTCTTGCTAAAAACATTTCACTTGTCTTGAATATTAAAAGGCCACTCTTAGAGCGTATCGGACGCTGTACTGGTGCTAAGATAGTCCCTTCAATTGACCACCTTTCGTCTCCTAAACTGGGTCATTGTGACTTGTTTCATGTGGAGAAGTTTCTCGAAGAGCATGGCACTGCTGGACAGGAAGGAAAGAAACTCCTAAAGACGTTGATGTTTTTTGAGGGATGTCCAAAGCCCTTGGGCTGTACCGTAAGTTCTCAAGTTTCCTAATTTTAGTTATCGGTTGTTGTTTTGTTGCCAAGTGATGAAAACTCTTCATGCATCACCATTGATATTTCTGTATTTTGGTGTTCCACCAAGCAAATTGCAGACATACCATCAGATTTATGTTTTGCTcagacagttttttttttttttttgacacttTAGAGTGCTGTGCTTGTAATTGGTTTTTTTATAAAAAGTTTACTCTCGAACAACTTTTCTGTTTTGAaggatattttttataataaatagagGATGAGGAGATTTTGATGCTTCTTGTTAGTTATGTTTTTGTAAACACACAAATAAGGCAATTGAATGCACATGTCAATTATGATTTTTCTATTTTTGTAGATTCTGCTTAAGGGTTCCAATGGTGATGAACTAAAGAAAGTCAAACATGTTATCCAATACGGAGTGTTTGCAGCATATCATTTGGCATTGGAAACATCTTTTCTTGCAGATGAAGGGGCTTCTCTTCCAGAACTTCCTTTGAAGTCTCCAATCACTGTTGCACTGCCAGATAAACCCTCAACCATTAACAGATCTATATCTACAGTACCTGGTTTCACAATCTCTACTGCTGAAAATCCACAACCTAGTAATGCTGCACAAATATCCAGTAAATCAGATTCCAACAAAGAACTTGGCAACTTTGGAAAATCTGGATTAGTGGCATCACCATTTTGTTCTGAAAATCATACTTTTCATGCTTTCAAGTTTCTCTCTACCTCTGTTACTGCATCTGTTGATATGCATGATCTGCCTGTTgacaaaaataatcaaattaaacGTACTGATGAACAGCAAAGTATGGCTCCATTCAATTCTTCGTCTCATTCAGCAACAACTCCAAGCtcctttttttgtgattcttcaTGTTATACTAGAGATGGCAATAAAGCAAAGGCTGAGATTGGATATatggaaaatgataataaaacaaTTCTCCATTGTCCAGTGCCAACGTCCAACTATCTTGATAGTCCAGAAACTTTTGTTAGTGGTAAAAATATGGCTTGTGATATGCAAACAGAAGACACCAAAATGATAGAAATGCAACTTGGTTTTTCAGGTTTAGGGACCTCAGATCAACATAATTCTAGGAATGATCACATATTTCCAAAGGAAGAATTCCCACCATCACCTTCAGATCATCAGAGCATTTTGGTTTCACTTTCTTGTCACTGTGTATGGAAAGGGACTGTATGTGAGCGTGCACATCTGTTCCGCATTAAATATTATGGCAGCTTTGACAAGCCTCTCGGAAGATACTTACGTGACCATCTGTTTGATCAGGTTTTTATTTGTACTTAGAGTGCTTTATTTACTTACGAgtgtttttcctgaagaatttAATTTGCCTACTAGAACCTCATTATATTTGCTGTGTCAGAGTTATCGGTGTCGTTCCTGTGAGATGCCATCAGAAGCTCATATTTATCGTTATACTCATCACCAAGGCAGCCTGATGATATCTGTGAGGAAGCTTCAGGAATTTCTTTTGCCTGGAGAACGTGATGGCAAGATATGGATGTGGCACAGGTGCCTACGCTGTCCGCGAGTCAATGGGCTACCTCCTGCAACTCGAAGAGTTGTAATGTCTGATGCTGCCTGGGGTTTGTCTTTTGGTAAATTTTTGGAGCTTAGCTTTTCAAATCATGCTGCTGCAAGTAGAGTAGCCAGCTGTGGTCACTCTCTTCACAGGGATTGTCTCCGTTTCTATGGGTACTTTTGTTTTCCTTCTATTCTTCCTTTCACTCGAGAGGATAACGCCCGCTCTTACTTTTTTGCTGATGCTAGTCTTAACATGTGCAGATATGGGGAAATGGTTGCATGCTTCAAGTATGCATCAATTAATGTACACTCTGTCTACCTGCCACCTCCAAAGCTGGAATTTAACTTCCAGCATCAGAAATGGGTACAAGAAGAAGCAAATAAAGTCTGTTCCACCAATCATTCTTTCTTTGCATTACGGCTGAATTATTTGGCACTCTTGGAAGTTAACTATGTTGTTATAATGACAGGTGGTTAAAACTGCAAATGATCTCTTCATTGAAGTACGTAAGTCATTGCGCCAAGTTGAAGAGAAAGTATTGAACACTGGTTCTCATGATGGTAACATGGAAGTCCTTGAATCGAGAAGACGCTTAATTGAACTTGAAGGAATTCTTCAGAAAGAGCAGGCAGAGTTTGAGGTGAAGTAACATACTCCATTTTcttttcctccaatttttttatcaaagattGGCCTCCTCAAGTAGATAGGTTTTAATTGCAATGACCCATTCCAGGAATCTAAACAGACAGTAATGAAAAAGGATGCAAAGATGGGGCAGCCATTCATTGATATTCTTGATGTCAATAGGCTACAAAAACAATTATTGTTGCAGTCCTATGTATGGGATAAACGGCTAAAATTTGCTGCAGGTTCATTTAGTAACCCTCATGAACTGCTTAATGGTCTCATGACCAGAAATAAGGAGGATTTAACTCTCAGGGCACAGAGGAGCTTCATGAGTTCTGATGCTCTGGTTTCTGCAGTTGCTGAACCCCTTAATGGGAGTGGAACTAGGAATGAACATGACCAATATAAGCAATCTACTACAAATCAACAAAGATTAGATCTGGAACAGGACAAGAACACCAAACTTCTTTCTACTAGCACAAGTGTAAACGATCAGTTTGATCCTCCAGAATGTGGTCTTGATGTCCGTAGGGTTCTCTCTGATGGGCAGTTCCCAGTTATGGCTGATCTCTCAGACACCTTGGATGCAAAGTGGAGAGGTGAAAATGGTTCTGCATTAGTTGATGGAAGCAAATTGAAATCATTAACCTCAGTTGAAGAAGCACCTGCAAATTCAGCTTCTGAAAATCTTGAAGAAAGCATTTGTACTGATATGATGCCAGCAAGATCGGGAGAGAGTGCGAAAGCCATTTCAATTTTGACAAAAACATCATTTTCAGATCTCTATGCTTTTCTTAACAATAATTGTGACAGTGCCCTAAGTGAGTACCATCCTGAATATATTTCTTTGTTTAACGAGTTAATGCAGCAAGGTTGGGCAAGGCTGCTTCTTCCCCTTGGGGTGAATGATACTGTCATTCCAGTTTATGATGATGAACCGACCAGTGCTATATCTTATGCTCTTGTTTGTCCTGATTATCACTTTCAGATAACTGATGAGTTTGAGAAGTCCAGAGATGGTAGGGAATCCTCAATTTCCTTGATGATCCAGGAATCTGGAAACTCTCAATCATTTCAATCAGTTGAGGACATTCCATTTGAAAGCTTCAGAAGTTTTGGGTCAGTTGATGACAGCACCTCATCCACCTCTGGTAGCAAGAGTTCGGTGATATTAGATCCACTTGCATCTACTAAATCATTGCATGTCAGAGTTTCTTTTGCTGTGGATGGGCCTCATGGGAAAGTAAGATATTCTGTAACATGTTACTATTCAAAATATTTTGATGCTTTAAGGAGAACTTGCTGTCCGTCTGAACTTGATTTTATAAGGTCTCTTAGTCGATGTAAAAAATGGGGAGCACAGGGTGGGAAGAGCAATGTCTTCTTTGCAAAGTCACTGGATGATAGGTTCATCATAAAGCAGGTTACCAAGACAGAGCTAGAATCATTTATCAAATTTGCCCCCGAGTATTTCAAGTATCTGTTGGAGTCGAAAAGTACATCGAGTCCAACATGCTTGGCAAAGATTCTCGGCATCTACCAGGTATACGTCATGTTGAGCCTTTTCATCTTTCGTTTCTTTCAGGTTTTCTTAGATGTCAACTGTCTGAAAAGTTATTGTCAATGTAATTACTTATTTGTACCTCTCTCAAAGTGTTTGTGTGTTAGCAAAAAATACCAGATAGTTGTTACACTTGGTCTTCATTCTGGTGTAGTTTTGACTGATTCAGGCTGCTAGTCTATTTTGAGCTATGGTTCTCAGTCTGGAGCTTCTTTTggctgttcctttttttttttaatttgatgaaTTTCATGTTTCTTCTTTGGTACAAACAATCTGGAATTCCTTTTATTGGTTTACCAGTTCTTAGATCCTAGAACTAAATAATAACCATGATCAAGAATAATTACCATTTTATTTAGTAGTTTTTCTGATATGCTTTTTGGATATTTGATGCAGGTTGCAGTTAAAAATCTGAAGGGTGGAAAAGAGTCCAGGATGGATGTACTCGTTATGGAGAATCTTTTATTTGGACGGTCTGTGAAATGGTTGTATGACCTCAAAGGATCTTCAAGGTCACGGTATAATGCGGATATAAGTGGTAACAATAAGGTACTTCTTGATCAAAATTTGATTGAGGCAATGCGTACCTCTCCAATTTTTGTTGGAAACAAAGCAAAGAGACTCCTGGAAAGAGCTGTATGGAATGACACTGCATTTCTTGCGGTGAGTAGATAATTTCAGTTAATTATGTTTCTTACCTATAAATATTGGCTATCACATAACTTATTTAAGAAAATTTTCCTTGATCATTTTGGTTATTTAAAAGAGTTATTCTCCTTTGGAAGAAAAGATGAGAATCCATCCTATTTCCACAACTAAACATGAATAAGAATATTTACTTGGGTAGGGTTGATCAgagagaaaaggagaaaaagactaAAATTAACACTGCATCCTCCATAGATTCCCCTTGGAGCAATTTCACCAGTTTATCAAGTTTTATACTTGCCAGATCTGCACAAAATTGATAGGTGTCTGGACATAGGATGGGGATCTTGTGTTGCCACTCGTGTTGGAAAACTGCATTCCTTTATTTCAATATTACCAAGGAATAGCAGCATTTGTAGTGTCACAATTTTCTCTCTACCCTCACCAATGAGTCAACCAAGAGTCCTAGACTATATTGTCTTACATTTTCCTCtaaaaccaaaagtaattaatctTCGGCTACTTTTTCCACTGTTCTTCAAATGTGAGGATATGCTGTAAGTCCTGCAAAACAAGGTTTCAAATGTTGATTGGACTGGTACGTTCTGGTTGGACCAGTATGAACTAATCAGTATACTCTGGTCCAACCAAGGATGGTGTTTATGTCCATGACATTTAAAAGAAGTCTACTTTTCAAAATTGGGTTGACATGAATAATGCTTCACCATAGGTTTTATCTCCTTACATTTAATAGAAGCTTTTAGCTTGTTGTGCCATAAGTAACAGACTTTCCATTCTGTTTTTTATGTTAGCATTCACCCAGTATTTGTAGTTTGTTTTTTGACTAGATAAACTTTAAACCAGTACAAGATCCTCATGGTGTCTGCGAACTGAATTTTTCTCATTATTACAATAAAATACAGAATTAGTGCAAATTATTGTTTTCTTGGTTTAAGAAATATATTTAAGGGTATATGTAGATTTGGTTCAACAAGTATTGTAACTAGGCCTGAATTGTGTTTCTGGCAAGCCGACTTTTATCTCAGCCAATCCAGTGAATCTTTTGCATTCagattcattaaaaaaatctATGATGTTGGAAGATATGCCCCCGTTCTTGTTTGTAAGCTTACTATCAACATCATTAAATTCACATGTATCAACCATAGGTTTGCAGCACATTGTAACCATGACCTCCCATGAACGGTCAATCAGCTGTTGTGCTCTGTTGCACAATCATACGAGACAAGTCTGTAC harbors:
- the LOC103997914 gene encoding 1-phosphatidylinositol-3-phosphate 5-kinase FAB1B yields the protein METPDERFPDLVSIVKSWIPWRADPACISRAFWMPDDSCMVCYECDSQFTILNRRHHCRKCGRVFCAKCTSNFVPANFYDVENFQEGELIRVCSFCFKQSEDIAASRDEVQPSGPILSPSLSTTSLASTKSSGTANSSTSSAVSFTYSSGAYQQAPQGPACCPSQSIQLEIYSDKQDMLISETTMNSLVDKGDHSPAHFRFLNRSDDDDDDYGACHWDSEEQKFHNSDEFYGPAGFDESEQSYRSNKIHPAEVTIGTQDIGLPLTHSCEFHSSLGVDQGEEQGFFNNVECGSSSIYGVDSTDAEPMDFENNQQLWLPPEPEDEEDEREAVLFDDDEEDVTGEWHYPCSSNSFSGSGHGSRDRSSEEHKRAMKSVVDGHFRALVSQLLQVENISICEEDGKENWLDIITSLSWEAATLLKPDTSSGGGMDPGLYVKVKCLACGHRSDSMVVKGVVCKKNVAHRRMLSKIEKPRFLILGGALEYQRVTNLLSSFDTLLQQEMDHLKMAIAKIDAHHPNVLLVEKSVSRFAQDYLLAKNISLVLNIKRPLLERIGRCTGAKIVPSIDHLSSPKLGHCDLFHVEKFLEEHGTAGQEGKKLLKTLMFFEGCPKPLGCTILLKGSNGDELKKVKHVIQYGVFAAYHLALETSFLADEGASLPELPLKSPITVALPDKPSTINRSISTVPGFTISTAENPQPSNAAQISSKSDSNKELGNFGKSGLVASPFCSENHTFHAFKFLSTSVTASVDMHDLPVDKNNQIKRTDEQQSMAPFNSSSHSATTPSSFFCDSSCYTRDGNKAKAEIGYMENDNKTILHCPVPTSNYLDSPETFVSGKNMACDMQTEDTKMIEMQLGFSGLGTSDQHNSRNDHIFPKEEFPPSPSDHQSILVSLSCHCVWKGTVCERAHLFRIKYYGSFDKPLGRYLRDHLFDQSYRCRSCEMPSEAHIYRYTHHQGSLMISVRKLQEFLLPGERDGKIWMWHRCLRCPRVNGLPPATRRVVMSDAAWGLSFGKFLELSFSNHAAASRVASCGHSLHRDCLRFYGYGEMVACFKYASINVHSVYLPPPKLEFNFQHQKWVQEEANKVVKTANDLFIEVRKSLRQVEEKVLNTGSHDGNMEVLESRRRLIELEGILQKEQAEFEESKQTVMKKDAKMGQPFIDILDVNRLQKQLLLQSYVWDKRLKFAAGSFSNPHELLNGLMTRNKEDLTLRAQRSFMSSDALVSAVAEPLNGSGTRNEHDQYKQSTTNQQRLDLEQDKNTKLLSTSTSVNDQFDPPECGLDVRRVLSDGQFPVMADLSDTLDAKWRGENGSALVDGSKLKSLTSVEEAPANSASENLEESICTDMMPARSGESAKAISILTKTSFSDLYAFLNNNCDSALSEYHPEYISLFNELMQQGWARLLLPLGVNDTVIPVYDDEPTSAISYALVCPDYHFQITDEFEKSRDGRESSISLMIQESGNSQSFQSVEDIPFESFRSFGSVDDSTSSTSGSKSSVILDPLASTKSLHVRVSFAVDGPHGKVRYSVTCYYSKYFDALRRTCCPSELDFIRSLSRCKKWGAQGGKSNVFFAKSLDDRFIIKQVTKTELESFIKFAPEYFKYLLESKSTSSPTCLAKILGIYQVAVKNLKGGKESRMDVLVMENLLFGRSVKWLYDLKGSSRSRYNADISGNNKVLLDQNLIEAMRTSPIFVGNKAKRLLERAVWNDTAFLASIDVMDYSLLVGVDENKQELVVGIIDFMRQYTWDKHLETWVKASGIFGGPSPTVISPDQYKKRFRKAMSAYFLVVPDQ